Below is a genomic region from Gemmatimonadota bacterium.
ACTCCGATTGCGTTTGATACCGATCGATAATTCCACGCCCGCTCCATATTCCAGTCGAGCGGCGTTCTGACAGCTATATAGTACCATTTCAGCGACCGACCGGCTGGATTCGCGCCATGCCACCACAGCCAAGCTCACGCTCAATGGAGTAGCAGTCACCGAGTGTGGCCTGAAGCTGTTCGCGGAGGCCGACTGCCGTCATCGGTGAATCGCGATGGCATTCTGAGCCCACTGGCCGGGGTTGAGCGTCATTGCCGTTACGTGGGCACCGGACGACTCGAACAACACACGATCCTGGCGCGGTCCGGCGATGAGGAACTCGTGCGCAGCCACCGGTATCAGCGTGTTGCCTTTCTGCGAAAAGAATATTCCACCGCTGCCAACCAGCGTCGTGTGCAGATGATCGCCCTCGCGCGCCACAGTCACGCGCGTGCCCGAGGGGAACTGGTAGGTACCGATAGTCGAGTCCAGTTCGGACGCCGGAATGCGGATCGGAGCAGTGGGGCGCACAGGATCCTGCGGTGGCACGCTCGCTAGAACTGCATCCCACGCGGTTTCGGACGCAATCGTGCTCAGATCCAGAGCCGAAAGTGACGGGTTGTCTACCTCATCGGTAGTGACGGCGAACAGCGCATCGCCATCGTCGGTAGTGCTGAACGGCTGGATGGCGCGTGACATCGACATGTGAACCTGAATTGCCAGACGCTGCAGCTCGCGCACTTCCAGTTTTTGATTCGTCACAACGAGGGTAATGGTCGTATTACTGCTGAGGCCCGCGGATTCAATCGGACCGTCGCTTACGCTGGTGGCGCTAGGTGCATTCAGCTGCGGGAGACGGCGCGCGAGAGCGTCCTCTATGGTGCCGCAATTCTCCGTACTTGGCGCATACGAACACCGTACCCGTCGGCCACGACGATCGACCACGGCACCCACTGCGTTCACTACCGTGAAGACCGCGATTTTGGTGGGCCCGATCTGCCGGAACGCGCCACCCTGGCCCGAATGTGGCCAGTCACGACCGCCGGTGGATTTGTCGGTAAAAAAATAGCCTTCCATCGCGGACCTGCCGGCGCCGCGCGGGCCCAGTGGGAAGCGTCCCTCAACCGCTGCGTTCAATGCAGCTGCGCCGAGGGCCTCATCGGGTGTTACGGTTGAGAGCCGGCGACCCGCGATGTCATAGATGATCGCACCTGCGAACCATGCCGCCGTTCCCCACTGACCATCGCGCACTCGTTGTGGTTTGAGCGCCGCCGCCGCCCCTGTCGCGGCTGCAAGCCCGTAAGCGGAGCCGCCCGAAAAGACAACACCATCCAGTCGCCGCTCGCGGATACCCAATCGCAGTGCGTCGGTGAAGATCGTTCCTGGCGCGCCGCCTCGTACATCCACGGCGCCGACCACCTTTCCCGGAAAATAAAACACAGTCGTTCCGGTGGGCCCTTCGTCATACTCGGCCACACCGATGCGCATCCCGGGGAAGTCGAACGTCAACGCCGGGCCGTCAGGGTTCACTCGCGGAACGGGTACTGAATCCTGTGCGATGATCGCCGCAGGAAGGAGCATCAACGATGCAAGAACGATTCGCATGACGAGAGCGTGTGTGTGATCGGAGCAACTAGCCGTCGGCGGTTCTCAGAATCTACGACTTTGCCATCGCGCCGTTTCGTGCGGGAGTCTGGGCTCTCGCGGGTACTAGCAAACCGGGGTCAGAGTACAATTTTTCGAGTCTCACGATCCTTGCGTGGCCGTCCCGCCTTTCCTGGGCCTGCGCGGCGTCCCAGCTTCGCTTCGATCCCTGCACGAAAGGTATCCGGACCGAGCGCGTGCTGGCGTTGCAGCTGCAGACGGATGGCATGAAGGTCCTGCTCCGAAATGGCGCCGCTGACCATTGTCCGATACGCCGCGCGCCGCGTTACGGCATCGTCGCCGAGCGCGAGGTAGGTCGGATGCGCGCGAATCGCCGGATCCCGGGCACCGAATGCGTTGGCTCCATAGCTCGACCAGCGATAGTCCCTGGGCTCTGCCACCATCTGCGCCCGCACAGGATTCAGTTCGATGTAGCGATAGCAACAGAGCAGGTAACTGTCGCTATCCACCAGAGATGCCTTGTAACGTCCTTCCCACAGCGTCCCTGTGCGGTGATAACGGTCGTTTACGTAACGCACGTAGCGACGCCCGAGCGACTGCATCAGGCGGGAGACTTGTCCCTGTGCATCAGGCGTGACGAGCAGATGGACATGGTTCGTCATTAGCACGTACGCATGCACGGCACAATGTTCCCGCACGGACAGTTCGTGCAGAGCCTGCAGATAACAGAGATAGTCCGACTCGCGAAAGAAGCACGGCTTTCGATCGTTGCCTCGTTGGACTACGTGCTGCGCGATCCCAGGGATGTCGAGGCGCGGGCGGCGTGCCATGGTGAAGCTCCGGTGAAGCGAGCTACAACATAAAATGGGACGGAGGTCTCCCCGTTCAGCGGATTACGACATCCGGAACCAGAAAATTGCACTCTGACCCCGGTTTACTCATCGAATCGCCTGGCTCGAAATTCGAGCAACGGCAACGACGAGTACGACGATCGCCGCCGACCACTCGAATCGCCGAGACCTGAAGAGCAGGGCCCCCACCGCACTCAGAAGAGCGATGGTGCGCACGAGACCGACGAAATCAAGAGTGACAGCGCCGCTGACAGCGATTGCAACGATCCAGGTTGCTACCTGATTGATTGCCAGAATCGTGAGGAAAACATCTCTGCTCTTTGCCCATTCCGCGCGCATGTCGAGCCCGCCTGATTCCGGGATGGCTCTCGGCAATACGCTGGCAGACATGAGAAACAGCAGGATCGGAAGCACAGCGAGAAGCACATAGTCACCGACCACGCGAGCATTCCGCGAACCGTCCAAGCCCGCGCCAACGGCCCACCAGTAATTGAACAGCCACAGCAATGCGATCGCGGCCCACACAAGCGGTAACGCATCCCATTCAACGTGCTTTCGAGCGTGGATCAGTCTGTGAAAATTGACGAGCAGATCGGCTATTCCGAGGCCGATGATGATCGAAACGAGAGTTGCCCAATGTTCTGTCATACGGGGGCTATTGGGTATTGGGTCGGATCCTGCGTCGCGCGTGAAATATGCTGCGCACGGGCGGGTGCTGGGTGCAGGGTCGTCACCGACCGAGATGCTGTTCAGTCGGAGACAGGAAACAGCAGCTCGTTGCCATCAGGATCGTCGACCTGGAGCACGTCGTAGCCCCACCACGACGTGAAATTAGGAACCGATCGCTCGACAAGTTCACGACGCAATTCTGCAAGGGCGGCCGGCGTCAGCTCGATGAACAGGCGTCCCCTGTCTCTGCGTGCGGCGTCCTCACAGAGAATGATCTCGCATTCGCCCCGACTTACCTGGCAGACCTTTCCCGCACCATCGCCTTCATGCCAACGCTTCTCGAAGCCGAGCATGTCGACGTAGAACTGAAGCGCGCGGTTCACATCGGCGACGAAAAGAACCGGGCGCGTGTACCACCTGTGAGCAGTCTGGCCTGGCACGGCTCGTTCCCTCATTATCAGCGCGAATCATTAGTACCCCGATCGACCAACTGCTTGAATCGGCCGACTGTTGCAGCACTCGTTATAAATATGACCTCACGCCGCTTCGAATACGATGTCCTGCGCGCCATGATACAGCACGTAGCGCCCCATCTCCTCGAGACGTTCTCGGCCTTCTATGATTTCGAGAAAATGATTTCCTGCGAGCTGACCGGCCTTGCTTCCGAAGACTGACGAGCCGTACGCGAACAGCAGCTCCGTTTCGCTGATCCCGCCCGGATACCAGAGCAGATCGCCGCGCGACGGATGGCTCGTGTGGTTCTCGTATCCGACACCGAGCTGATAGTCGCCGAGCGGGATCCAGCATGCCTCGCCGCTCCAGCGGGCATGGATCAGGCGCTGGCGATAGGGAAGCAGCGCAGTGAACGCAGCGCAGGTGTTGGGAGCGCGATCGGCAAGCAATTTCGCCGTGAAGGCAAATGTGTTCGCGACAGTGATTGTGATCATGTCAATCATCAGAAGAATCGGTGAGCGACGCAAGCGCCAGCCTTTCGATGGCCGCCGGATCCCCCACCACATCCATCGCGGCGATGCGTCCGTCGTCGGCGAACGCGATCTGAAACACCAGCAGCATCCGGCGGGGCACAGGCACATGAACGCCGACCTCGCCGTCCACCAACCCGACCACGGCCGTCCGCGCGCGTCCCTTGAATAGATCCGCGACCGCGGCGGCGCCCACGACTTCCGCGTGACCGCCCAGCTTCACCGCAGCGGCGTCGCCGCGGACCACCACGTCCGGGTCGAGCACCGCGATCAATTTCTCCAGGTCGCCTGCCTTGGACGCCGCAAGAAACGCTTCGACGACCTCGCGTTGCCGCCGCCGGTCGGTCTCCACGCTCCCCGATGCCCCTCGCACGCGACGTCGCGCTCTGCTCGCCAACTGACGCGCGGCCATCGGCGAGCGCTGAACGATCGGCGCGATCTCTTCGAACGTCAGGTCGAACATGTCGTGCAGCACAAACGCCACGCGCTCGGCGGGCGCCAGCTTTTCGAGCACGATCACCAGCGCCATGCCAACAGAATCGGCCAGCAGCGCGTCCGCCTCCGCGCCACGTTCGTGGCGACGTCCGGCCGACGGCTCGGGTTCGTGCGCGCCCAGTGATTCCTCCGCGCGTGCGCGACGTGACCGCAGCATGTCCAGACACACGCGACTCACGATGGTCGTGAGCCACCCGCCCATGTTATCCACGTCATCGGCGTCCGCGCGGCTAACTCGCAGCCACGCCTCCTGCACCGCGTCGTCCGCCTCGGTGGTCGACCCCAGCATGCGATACGCAACCGCCCGCAGATGGTCGCGCGAAGTTTCGAATTGCCGCGCCAGGGCGTCGTGTTCAGTCATCGGTCACACTCTTTCGGTTCGTTACGTCAACGCATTGACGAAGGTAACAACACCGATGTGACGAGGAGTGAACATGCCAACATTGCAGGAACGACCCACGACCCCAGCACCAGAAACGCTGGTTACGATCCAGCCGCGACTCCTGAACCCTGCCGCGATGGTGCCGGACGCGCTGGAAGGTATTCAGAAGATGCTGGTTGCCGTGCAGAAGGGAGGACTGAGCCCGAGCATCCTGGCGTTGACGCACATGCGTGCCAGCCAGATCAACGGGTGCAGCTCCTGTATAGAAGGAACTATCAACCACGAGCTGCGTTCGGGTGAGCTGGACGACCGGCTGCTGGCGGTAGCAGCCTGGCACGACTCGTCGCGCTTCGCCGCCGACGAGCGCGCCGCGCTTGCGCTCACCGAGTGCATGACGCGACTGGACGACCGTGCGGATGCGGTGCCTGATGACATCTGGCAGGCGGCCGCGGAGCACTTCGATGAACGCGGGTTGGCGGCGCTGGTGCTGCACGTCGCGCTCGTCAATCTGTTCAACCGGCTCAACGTCACTACTCGCCAACCGGCCGGGGAGTGGTAGTGATTTACCAGCGCCGAGGTTGTGTATCAGCGAGCTGCTCACTTGGTCTTTACCATCATGACTGAACTTTCGGCGAGTCCGTACGACATCGTCATGCAGAGGGCGCGTGCAGCGCGGCCTGCACGCGCTGCCGGACACGCTGTGGTGTGTCTACCGCGCCGTAAGGCGTGCGAGGGTCGAAGTGACGGAGGCTTCAACCACCCCGTTTCCCCTTGCGTCGTGCGGAATTCGCGAGAGTCGCATATTCGCGCGACGCAAGCAGGCGGCTGTCCGCGGTAACCAGCGTCAGGCCGTGGACCTTCGCAGTCGCCGCGAGAAACCGATCAGCGGGATCGCGGTGCGCGAGCTTGAGCGTACAGCTCGCCATCGCTACGTCGTAGGTCAGCGCGGCGATGCGCTGCGGCACGGCGTGAAGCATCTCACGAACTGCATCTTCCGGATCGCGGTCGGCGACAATCCGGCCGCGTTGCAGGAGTAGTGTTGCCTCCCACACACTTATCGGCGACAGCCAGAGCACATTTTCCGGCGACTCGAGCGCCTTTCGGACCTTTGGAGAGAGATTCTCCGGCGCGGACACGCTCCAGATCCAGATATGCGTATCCAGCAGCAACTGCACTAGTCGAGTGCCTCCCACTCATCCGCGTCTGCGACGGGCGACACGATGTCGCCTTGCACACGAATGGCACCGCTGAGCGAGCCGATCCATGTTGCATCGCTGCTGCCGGGCGGCACCGGAACGATCTCCGCCACGGGTTCACCGCGCCGGGTTACGCGGACAGGCAGTCCGGTCTGGCGTACCGTCTCGAGCACCGCAAGGCAGGTGGCTTTGAAGTGCGAGATGCTGATGGTCTGGGTGTCGTCGGCCATGGTACCGTATCATAGCCAGATAATGGACTATGGTCAATGTCCATGGTCATCTCGCGGGATTGGGTCAGGTGGATGTGGCAGCACTCGGGTCGTAGCAGACGGGTCGTCCCATCCGCGGCCCGTCAGCAGCAACTCGGCCTCGCGCCAGGGCCACGTCGTGCGCAGTGGAAAGCAGGGTGTATCGCAGAGCCACAGGCCGAGCGCCTCGAGATCATCGCCCGACCGGTGCGCGAACCATGCGTCGATGGCGTACGTGAACTCGTTCATGCTGCCAATGACTGACCGGTTCGTCGCGCGCCCGAGTTGCACGTCCGCGAGCGCGGGGCGCTCCTTCATGCGAGCTTCTGCTGGAGCTGGAATCTGGTTGATTCTGTGCCGTGCAGCCTCGACGAATCGGTCGAGCAGCTGGTGCTGCGGCGCGAGCGGGATGACCACGCAGAGAAGCGAGCGCTCGTTGGTGCAGAGTACGAGATGACGCGGACGGGTCGCCACAATCCTCGCGTACCAGTCGCCCAGCTTGCCTGACGCCGGGACCTCGGCGCCGCGTACGTCACCCAGGCGGCGGAGCAATTGAGCGGAGCAGCGAAGCGTTATCATGGCGTGCGGGGACGGAGTGGGGACGGACTCCCTTTCTGAAGCGTGTCGAGGTCCTTTCGCGTCAGGTGCCGGAATGTGGCAAAGGACTCGGAAGCTGCTCGGAAGTCGACCGCTTCCGAGTTGTCGGTTGCGCGGTGTACGTTCTGCCGCAGACGTCAGTATGAACTAAGGCCGAGTCTGCCCGTCGAGCACAGCGACGCGGACTTCAGGGTCGATGCGCTCCAGTCGGTCCAG
It encodes:
- a CDS encoding DUF3830 family protein is translated as MITITVANTFAFTAKLLADRAPNTCAAFTALLPYRQRLIHARWSGEACWIPLGDYQLGVGYENHTSHPSRGDLLWYPGGISETELLFAYGSSVFGSKAGQLAGNHFLEIIEGRERLEEMGRYVLYHGAQDIVFEAA
- a CDS encoding type II toxin-antitoxin system VapC family toxin, with translation MQLLLDTHIWIWSVSAPENLSPKVRKALESPENVLWLSPISVWEATLLLQRGRIVADRDPEDAVREMLHAVPQRIAALTYDVAMASCTLKLAHRDPADRFLAATAKVHGLTLVTADSRLLASREYATLANSARRKGKRGG
- a CDS encoding carboxymuconolactone decarboxylase family protein, with amino-acid sequence MPTLQERPTTPAPETLVTIQPRLLNPAAMVPDALEGIQKMLVAVQKGGLSPSILALTHMRASQINGCSSCIEGTINHELRSGELDDRLLAVAAWHDSSRFAADERAALALTECMTRLDDRADAVPDDIWQAAAEHFDERGLAALVLHVALVNLFNRLNVTTRQPAGEW
- a CDS encoding type II toxin-antitoxin system Phd/YefM family antitoxin — its product is MADDTQTISISHFKATCLAVLETVRQTGLPVRVTRRGEPVAEIVPVPPGSSDATWIGSLSGAIRVQGDIVSPVADADEWEALD
- a CDS encoding P1 family peptidase, with amino-acid sequence MRIVLASLMLLPAAIIAQDSVPVPRVNPDGPALTFDFPGMRIGVAEYDEGPTGTTVFYFPGKVVGAVDVRGGAPGTIFTDALRLGIRERRLDGVVFSGGSAYGLAAATGAAAALKPQRVRDGQWGTAAWFAGAIIYDIAGRRLSTVTPDEALGAAALNAAVEGRFPLGPRGAGRSAMEGYFFTDKSTGGRDWPHSGQGGAFRQIGPTKIAVFTVVNAVGAVVDRRGRRVRCSYAPSTENCGTIEDALARRLPQLNAPSATSVSDGPIESAGLSSNTTITLVVTNQKLEVRELQRLAIQVHMSMSRAIQPFSTTDDGDALFAVTTDEVDNPSLSALDLSTIASETAWDAVLASVPPQDPVRPTAPIRIPASELDSTIGTYQFPSGTRVTVAREGDHLHTTLVGSGGIFFSQKGNTLIPVAAHEFLIAGPRQDRVLFESSGAHVTAMTLNPGQWAQNAIAIHR
- a CDS encoding sigma-70 family RNA polymerase sigma factor; amino-acid sequence: MTEHDALARQFETSRDHLRAVAYRMLGSTTEADDAVQEAWLRVSRADADDVDNMGGWLTTIVSRVCLDMLRSRRARAEESLGAHEPEPSAGRRHERGAEADALLADSVGMALVIVLEKLAPAERVAFVLHDMFDLTFEEIAPIVQRSPMAARQLASRARRRVRGASGSVETDRRRQREVVEAFLAASKAGDLEKLIAVLDPDVVVRGDAAAVKLGGHAEVVGAAAVADLFKGRARTAVVGLVDGEVGVHVPVPRRMLLVFQIAFADDGRIAAMDVVGDPAAIERLALASLTDSSDD
- a CDS encoding transposase, producing the protein MARRPRLDIPGIAQHVVQRGNDRKPCFFRESDYLCYLQALHELSVREHCAVHAYVLMTNHVHLLVTPDAQGQVSRLMQSLGRRYVRYVNDRYHRTGTLWEGRYKASLVDSDSYLLCCYRYIELNPVRAQMVAEPRDYRWSSYGANAFGARDPAIRAHPTYLALGDDAVTRRAAYRTMVSGAISEQDLHAIRLQLQRQHALGPDTFRAGIEAKLGRRAGPGKAGRPRKDRETRKIVL
- a CDS encoding glyoxalase superfamily protein, producing MPGQTAHRWYTRPVLFVADVNRALQFYVDMLGFEKRWHEGDGAGKVCQVSRGECEIILCEDAARRDRGRLFIELTPAALAELRRELVERSVPNFTSWWGYDVLQVDDPDGNELLFPVSD